The Petrotoga mobilis SJ95 genomic sequence AATTAGCTATAAATAAAGCCATAGTACGCTTTTCTTGGCTTTGAATAATAACTAAAGGCTGTAGATATGCGTTCCAACTTGTTAAAAAGGAATAAATTGCTGCGGCTGCATATGTAGCTTTCATTGAAGGCATTACTATGGAGAAAAAAATTCTTAATTCACTTGCTCCATCAACACGTGCCGCCATGATAATTTCCCTTGGATATGTTTGAAAATTTTGTTTGAAAAAAAAGATTAAAAACACTGATGGGATCATTGGCAAAATAACTCCCCAAAGCGAATCTATTAAATTCAAATATGTCATCAACCTGAAAACAGGAACCATCAAAGCGGCAAAAGGAACCATCAATGTTAACAAAGTCCCACCATAAATATATTTCATTCCTTTTGATTTATACATTTCAAACCCGTAACCTGCCATAGAAGACGCAACAACAGACAAAATAACGACGAAAAAAGATATTTGGATAGAGTTCCAGAAAACTCGACCCAAATCAAAATTGGTTATAAGATTTTGGATGTTTACGAAAAATTGATTTCCGAATGTTAGTTTTCCTTTATTGACATCTAAAGATGTATTTGTGCTGCCAACTACCATCCAGTAAAAAGGAAACACCGAAATAAAAGCCGCAATCGCTAAAAACAAGTATATTAAAGCGTATCTGATTTTTCTACTCATTTTTCCTCACCTGCCACTCTAAATTGCATCAAAGTTAAAATTACAGCTATTAGAACTATAATCCACGAAATTGCAGAGGCATATCCAAAATTCGGAACATACTTAAAACTTACGTTATAAATATAAACTGATGGCGTAAGCAAAGAATTACCAGGACCAACGCTTGAACCCGTTGTCACCCCAGAAGCTAACATCATCGGTTCATCAAAGAGTTGTAAGGTTCCTATTGTTGATAAAATCGTAGTAAAAAGAATTATAGGTTTCAACAAAGGAATGGTAATTCTAAAAAACTGGGTAATTTTACTTGCACCATCTATTTCAGCAGCTTCATATATTTCTTGAGGTATATTTTGAAGTCCCGCTAAATATAACATCATATTATACCCTGTCCAACGCCAAGTCATGGCAATTATTAATGTGATTTTTGCCCAAACTGGGTCTAACAACCATCTGATGGGTTCTTTAATTATATTAAGGCTTAATAAAACATTGTTAATAAGGCCTTCAGTAGAAAACATCATTTTGAAAACGACACTGTATGCCACAAGAGAAGTAACAGCTGGTAAAAAAAGAGCCGTTCTGAAAATTTTTTTAAATTTTAACTTTGGATCATTAAGCAAAAAGGCAAAAATCAGGGCTAAAAATAACATTAAAGGAACTTGAATAATTAAGATTATAATAATGTTTTTCAATGATTGTAAGAAATAGTTATCTTGAAAAAGTCTTAGATAATTACCAAAACCAACAAAATTTTTCATTACACCTCTTGAAGAAAAAGTTGATAAATATAGGGAATAAATCAAGGGATAGAAAATAAACAAACCCAAAAAAAATACAGCTATACTTATAAAAAACCAACCCCATCTGTTTCTTCTTTTTTCAAACATCTTAGTCACATCATAAACCTCCTAACTGTAATATGAATAATGAATTTGTAGTTTTCATAAAGATAATTTTCGGAGAAATACAAATGCTCAATAAATCTTCTTGGATCATTCTTTAAAAGTAATTTTAGAAAATAAATTATATTACACGGACTAATTATTACCCATCCTGAAGGCACCAAAAAGAAGGTCCAAAAGGACCTTCTTAATTATTAAAAAAATCCAACTACATTTTTAAATTGATCTTCAGCTTTTTTCAGTGCTTCTTCAATTGTTAAGTTACCATTGTATACATCTGGCATTACTCCCATGATTGCTGCGTCTGCTTCGTAAGTAAATAAACCATAATCAATCGAAGGAATCATAGTCATCCATTCTGAAAAATCCAAATATATTCTTTGGTTACCAAAGAAAGGATCTCGTTTTACATAAGCTTCACCTGTTTGAGCAGGTAACCAGGTTCCTATAGCTCCTCGTTCGTACAATATAGTTTGATAAAAATCTACATCGTTAGCATATATTTCTTTCATGAAATCAATTGCTAAATCTTTGTATTCAGAATTTTCAAGTATATACCAACTAGATCCCCCAAGATTTGAGGCGTTGACAGAACCAGGAACATCCAATCTTGGAATTGGGAGGACTCCCCATTTGCCTTCTTGAGTGGTTTCTGCTTTTATTGATCCAATTATCCATGCTCCAGTAATAACAGAGGCAACTTCTCCTTCATTAAATGATGCTACCCATTCATTCCAACCAGAAACTTCTTTTCCAATTTTTGAATCATAAAGTTCTTTGTAAATCCTAACCGCTTCATACAATGCTGGATTATTTGCTATGTTTGGTTCACCGTTTTCGTCAAAATACCAAGTTCCAGCTGATTGTAATAATATTCTCATTAAACCTCCATCATACGGATCGGCTCCAATCATATATTTCCCGGTTTCTTCTTTAACCTTTTTTCCTAATTCTATAAATTCAGTCATTGTAATTTCATTTAGATCTTGAACGTTTATTCCAGCTTCTTGAAAATAATCTCTTCTATAAAACCATCCTGTTACACCAGAATCGAATGGAATTCCATAGACTTTGTTTTTTAATGTCATGAATCCGAGTTTGTAATCGGCGAACTCTTCCCAATTAAAATAACTTGTTAAATCAGCAAAAGATTTAGGATAAGATTCCAAATACTTCTTTGCGTTATAATCTTCAATCAATACAATTTCAGGAAGACCTTTTTTTACGCCAGAGGCCAATATTGTGTTCAACTTTTGCTCAACATCGGCTTTTGCCATACTTACAATTTCAAACTCTACATTTGGATTTGCTTTACTGTATCTTTCAGCTGCTTCTTCCATGATTGCCACATTAAAATTAGGATCCCAACACCATATGGTTATTTTGCCACTTGAATCTGCGGCATTAGCCGTTATACCTAATCCCACCATAAAAACTAAAAGGACTAAAACGCTTAAAAATCTTTTCATACCTACACCTCCCATATGTTTTAGATATATTTAATCATAGTACTTGTACTGCTATTCAAAGATCACCTCCTTCATAGCAAAAAACATATCAAGATTTCGTTCTTTTCAAAATCTTAACCCCATAACCCGGAACAGTTAGTTTTCTATCTGAAGTTTCACCTTCCAGAAGGTCGATATATTTCTTTTCATCAAGTTCGACAACCTTTTCTTCTTGAGTAAAGTTCATCACAAAAATATAGTCGTTCTCTCCATCAGTTCTCATTTGGGCTGTAATACCGTATGGTAATTCTGTATCAACAACCTTTTTCAATCCCAGTTCTTCAATCAGTTTCCCATAAAACATATCATTAAACTGCTCTTCATTTCTTGAGGCTATGTAATATGCTTTCCCTTTTGAAAAATCATTGACCGTTAAAGCTGGCCTCCCTTTGTAAAAGTCCTCTTTGTAGGTTGCCAAAGATCTAGCTCCTTCTAAATGGATCAAATCACATAGTTCCTTTGCTTCATACTCACCTTTCAGCCCTAATTCATTTTGATTATCGAAAGAAACGAGTCTACTCTCACCATCGTAAAGTGCATCTATCTCCTCAGACCAAATTCCAAGAACCTCTCTCAACGGACCTGGAAATCCACCTAAGAAACACAAATCTGTCTCGTTGACTATTCCCGACCAATATGTAGCAACAAAAGTCCCACCGTTTTTTACAAATTCTTTGATTTTTTCACCTACCCCTTGTTTAACCATATAAAGCATTGGTGCTATTAATAACTTGTATTTTGAAAAATCACAGTCCATATTTATAACATCAACAGGTACACCATTCTTCCAGAAAGGTTTATAATTTTCCTTAACAGTTTCTT encodes the following:
- a CDS encoding carbohydrate ABC transporter permease encodes the protein MSRKIRYALIYLFLAIAAFISVFPFYWMVVGSTNTSLDVNKGKLTFGNQFFVNIQNLITNFDLGRVFWNSIQISFFVVILSVVASSMAGYGFEMYKSKGMKYIYGGTLLTLMVPFAALMVPVFRLMTYLNLIDSLWGVILPMIPSVFLIFFFKQNFQTYPREIIMAARVDGASELRIFFSIVMPSMKATYAAAAIYSFLTSWNAYLQPLVIIQSQEKRTMALFIANLASGYQPDFGLVMTAVVVATVPALILFFMLQRYFVQGVLGSVKQ
- a CDS encoding carbohydrate ABC transporter permease — encoded protein: MFEKRRNRWGWFFISIAVFFLGLFIFYPLIYSLYLSTFSSRGVMKNFVGFGNYLRLFQDNYFLQSLKNIIIILIIQVPLMLFLALIFAFLLNDPKLKFKKIFRTALFLPAVTSLVAYSVVFKMMFSTEGLINNVLLSLNIIKEPIRWLLDPVWAKITLIIAMTWRWTGYNMMLYLAGLQNIPQEIYEAAEIDGASKITQFFRITIPLLKPIILFTTILSTIGTLQLFDEPMMLASGVTTGSSVGPGNSLLTPSVYIYNVSFKYVPNFGYASAISWIIVLIAVILTLMQFRVAGEEK
- a CDS encoding ABC transporter substrate-binding protein, whose amino-acid sequence is MKRFLSVLVLLVFMVGLGITANAADSSGKITIWCWDPNFNVAIMEEAAERYSKANPNVEFEIVSMAKADVEQKLNTILASGVKKGLPEIVLIEDYNAKKYLESYPKSFADLTSYFNWEEFADYKLGFMTLKNKVYGIPFDSGVTGWFYRRDYFQEAGINVQDLNEITMTEFIELGKKVKEETGKYMIGADPYDGGLMRILLQSAGTWYFDENGEPNIANNPALYEAVRIYKELYDSKIGKEVSGWNEWVASFNEGEVASVITGAWIIGSIKAETTQEGKWGVLPIPRLDVPGSVNASNLGGSSWYILENSEYKDLAIDFMKEIYANDVDFYQTILYERGAIGTWLPAQTGEAYVKRDPFFGNQRIYLDFSEWMTMIPSIDYGLFTYEADAAIMGVMPDVYNGNLTIEEALKKAEDQFKNVVGFF